One genomic region from Muriicola soli encodes:
- a CDS encoding glycerate kinase, producing MKKIVIAPDKFKGSLTGLEFCEAAETGLRQVFNEVEIIKAPLADGGDGTIEVVRYYLNADTVEVTVNDPLFRPIKATYLFSKSSGTAYIEMAEASGLKVLKDHERNCMQTTTLGTGQLLADALGKGAKEIILGIGGSATNDAGMGMATALGFKFLDKEGDILSPVGANLIQVATIDTADVLPQLKDLVVRVACDVTNPLYGPNGAARIYAAQKGASEGEIDQLDEGLKRFARFLEKDFNIDVQQIAGAGAAGGMGAAAVVFLNAELSSGIELVKDLANFEEMITGADWIITGEGKLDEQTLSGKAVKGVLESAKRESIPVAAFCGIIEVSASTAEKLGLSYTVSVSSNMPNLEIALKRSYENVVKAAADFAHKLNNT from the coding sequence ATGAAGAAGATTGTGATTGCCCCGGATAAATTTAAAGGCTCGCTCACGGGACTGGAATTCTGTGAGGCGGCAGAAACGGGTTTAAGGCAAGTTTTTAATGAAGTGGAGATCATCAAAGCTCCCCTGGCCGATGGTGGCGACGGGACCATCGAAGTGGTTCGTTACTACCTCAATGCCGATACCGTTGAAGTTACGGTTAATGATCCTCTTTTCAGACCCATTAAGGCTACCTACCTGTTTTCGAAATCCTCAGGAACCGCTTATATAGAAATGGCAGAGGCATCCGGACTCAAGGTCCTCAAGGACCATGAAAGGAACTGTATGCAAACCACTACCCTGGGAACAGGACAACTTCTTGCAGATGCCCTTGGTAAAGGAGCTAAAGAAATTATTCTGGGCATAGGTGGCAGTGCCACCAATGATGCCGGGATGGGTATGGCTACAGCCCTGGGCTTTAAATTCCTGGACAAGGAGGGAGATATCCTAAGTCCGGTGGGAGCCAACCTGATCCAAGTGGCAACTATTGATACTGCGGATGTTCTACCCCAACTGAAAGACCTGGTAGTAAGGGTAGCCTGTGATGTCACCAATCCGCTTTACGGCCCTAATGGAGCAGCCCGTATTTACGCCGCTCAGAAAGGGGCGTCTGAAGGAGAGATAGACCAATTGGACGAGGGTTTAAAGCGTTTTGCCAGGTTTCTTGAAAAAGACTTTAATATTGATGTTCAGCAAATTGCCGGGGCAGGAGCCGCGGGTGGGATGGGAGCCGCTGCCGTTGTTTTTCTCAACGCTGAACTTAGCTCAGGGATTGAACTGGTAAAGGATCTGGCCAATTTTGAAGAGATGATCACCGGAGCCGACTGGATTATTACCGGAGAAGGAAAGCTCGATGAACAGACTCTTTCCGGTAAGGCCGTTAAGGGGGTATTGGAATCGGCAAAAAGAGAAAGCATCCCTGTTGCTGCTTTTTGTGGAATTATCGAAGTCTCGGCAAGCACTGCAGAAAAACTGGGACTCTCCTATACTGTTTCAGTTTCCAGTAATATGCCTAACCTTGAAATCGCATTAAAACGCAGTTATGAGAATGTCGTAAAAGCAGCGGCCGATTTTGCCCATAAACTGAATAATACCTAG
- a CDS encoding adenylate/guanylate cyclase domain-containing protein encodes MPEETALELKEYGKVKARKYESVTVLFTDFKGFTSYSEDLSPEALVETIDFYFSKFDAIIENYGLEKIKTIGDSYMCVGGLHGEEKNHAVRMVSAALDIVAFVEETKNDIKATELSFDIRIGINSGPVVAGVVGTHKFAYDIWGDAVNVAARMESMSQAGKINISEMTYHLVKKEFICTPRGVIAIKNRGEMDMYFIEGRISEVTA; translated from the coding sequence TTGCCTGAAGAAACGGCACTGGAACTCAAAGAATATGGAAAGGTGAAAGCCAGGAAATATGAATCTGTGACCGTCCTCTTCACAGATTTCAAGGGCTTTACAAGTTACTCTGAAGACCTTTCCCCCGAAGCCCTGGTGGAGACCATCGATTTCTATTTCTCTAAATTTGACGCCATTATAGAAAATTATGGCCTGGAGAAAATCAAGACCATAGGAGATTCCTATATGTGTGTTGGCGGATTGCACGGGGAGGAGAAAAACCACGCAGTCAGGATGGTCTCTGCAGCGCTCGATATTGTGGCTTTTGTGGAAGAGACCAAAAATGATATCAAGGCAACAGAGCTCAGTTTTGATATTCGCATTGGGATCAACTCGGGTCCCGTCGTGGCGGGTGTAGTGGGAACTCACAAGTTCGCTTATGATATCTGGGGGGATGCCGTTAATGTAGCTGCACGGATGGAATCTATGTCTCAAGCTGGCAAGATCAATATAAGTGAAATGACCTACCACCTTGTAAAAAAGGAGTTTATTTGCACTCCAAGGGGCGTGATTGCCATTAAGAACAGAGGAGAAATGGATATGTATTTCATTGAAGGCAGGATATCTGAAGTAACAGCTTAA
- a CDS encoding tetratricopeptide repeat protein yields MRHKSFYYSAYIFIGFFFFAQMCLHAQDQNTSDSIKILLESNPTIDSLYLERLKIVAVEETDPVLAREFSERLITLAKQDSLTSLLIDGYLQKGNAEIRLGNLAAALKSYFEGIAYAVKIKDISTEGKLYTSIAGVYSEIGSEDNAMMYYNKAISILRQTTDSASLAGTLLNAGEEYFYSKKYDSALLYNQEAEQLFKDLKYTLGSAYTLGNTGMVYAAMGDNARAESAMNQAINVLIELEDYYPISVYLIYMADIYLEKNDINTAKSYVYRSLDLAQQYGLKDQISQANLKLAEIFDLQNDPRSAYNHYKEYVVYRDSVNNIAEVQKMADLRTDYEVSQKQIELDLADQRRINQRNISIATSAGLILIGLLAFGLYRRNQFVRKTKKIIEKEKERSDNLLLNICLKKRHWNSKNMER; encoded by the coding sequence CATAAAAGCTTTTACTATTCAGCCTATATTTTTATAGGCTTTTTTTTCTTTGCACAAATGTGTCTTCATGCACAGGATCAGAATACTTCTGATAGCATAAAGATTCTGCTTGAGTCTAATCCTACAATCGATTCATTGTACCTCGAGAGACTAAAGATTGTTGCCGTGGAAGAAACGGATCCGGTTTTGGCCAGGGAATTTTCAGAAAGGCTGATAACTCTGGCAAAGCAGGACTCATTGACATCACTTCTGATCGATGGTTATCTGCAGAAAGGCAATGCCGAAATAAGACTGGGTAACCTGGCTGCTGCTCTGAAATCTTATTTTGAGGGAATCGCCTACGCAGTTAAGATTAAGGATATTTCAACCGAAGGAAAACTCTATACCTCCATTGCAGGAGTGTATTCGGAGATAGGCAGCGAAGACAATGCCATGATGTATTACAACAAGGCAATTTCAATTCTAAGGCAAACAACTGATAGCGCATCACTCGCCGGAACTTTATTAAATGCAGGAGAGGAATATTTTTATTCCAAAAAATACGATTCTGCCTTACTCTACAATCAAGAGGCTGAACAACTATTTAAGGATTTAAAATACACTTTGGGATCAGCCTATACTCTAGGCAATACGGGAATGGTATATGCTGCCATGGGAGACAATGCCCGTGCAGAATCTGCCATGAACCAGGCAATAAATGTGTTGATTGAATTGGAAGATTATTATCCTATTTCCGTATATCTTATATACATGGCAGACATCTACCTGGAAAAGAATGATATTAATACGGCAAAAAGCTATGTCTACCGCAGCCTGGATCTGGCCCAGCAGTACGGCCTGAAAGATCAGATTAGCCAGGCTAACCTCAAGTTAGCCGAAATCTTCGACCTTCAGAATGATCCTCGTTCTGCATATAATCACTACAAGGAATATGTAGTATATAGAGATAGTGTCAATAATATTGCAGAAGTTCAAAAAATGGCCGATCTGCGGACAGATTACGAGGTGTCTCAGAAGCAGATTGAGCTCGACCTGGCTGATCAGAGGCGAATAAACCAGCGCAATATTTCAATCGCTACCAGTGCAGGTCTCATTCTTATCGGCCTGTTGGCTTTTGGTTTATACAGGCGAAATCAATTTGTTCGCAAAACCAAAAAGATCATAGAAAAAGAAAAAGAACGATCAGATAATCTGTTACTCAATATTTGCCTGAAGAAACGGCACTGGAACTCAAAGAATATGGAAAGGTGA